TGGCCACGCGCAAGGCATGCATGGCGGCCACGTCAATGTCGGGAATGCGCTGCGCATCGGCCACGCCCAGGCGCTGCCAGAGCGCCATTGCGTCGTCCAGGTCATCGCTGGGTGGCGGCATATCGCGCAAGCGCGCGCTCAGCAGCGCGTGTTCGGTCTCGAGCAATGCCGACGTGACCGGCTTCGCGGCCGAGAGCGCGCAGATGGCCGCCTCGCGGAAGGCCTGCACATCGTCTTCAACGAGCTCGTCGCAATCGCCTGTCAGCCAACGGTGTTTGCCGCCGGTGGTACGCCACACCAGGGCGCGGTCGCGCGAATCGAACTCCTCCACACCGAAGGAAGCCTCGATCACCTCGGGGCCGGACATGGCCAGCCGGCCGCTGTCGCTCATCACGATGTAGTCAGTGCAGCGCGCGACGATGCCCATGCCACCGAAGCAGCCGTTCGCGCCGCCGATCAGCGTGATCACGGGGATGCCCGCCGCACGCACGTCGAGCACCGAGCGCATCACCTCCGACACTGCAATCAGGCCGGCATTGGCTTCGTGCAGCCGCACTCCACCGGACTCGGCCAGCAGCAGCACGGCCGTTGGCCGGTCGCGCAGTGCGCGCTGCAGCAGGCCCACGAGCTTGGCGCCATGCACTTCGCCAACGCCGCCGCCCATGAAGGCGCCCTCCTGCGCGGCAACGAAGACCGTGCGACCGGCCAATGAGGCGCGGCCGATCGCAACGCCATCGTCGAAAGCACAGGGCACACCCAGTTGGGCAAGGTGCGGGCTGGTCAGACGCTCGGACGGCGGCAGCCACTCGTGGAAGCTGCCCGCATCCAGCAGAAGGGCCAGGCGCTCACGCGCCGTGCATTCGGCATAGCTGAGGCTCATGACGATGCTCCCGGCAGTTCGGCCACGGCCTGGCCGAGCCGCAGGCCCACCACTGCGGGGGTGGCGCCCATGTCATTGATCGAGATGCGGATGCCTCCGAGCGGATGCCGTTCGTGAAAGTCCGCCAGCACTGCCCGCCAGATGGGTTCGAAGCCGCGCGCCGAGGTCTCGATGCGCACGGTGCAGTCATCGCCGGCAGCGCTCTCGAGCATCACCTCGAGGTTGCCCGAGCCGACCACGCCGACCAGGACTGGCGCAAAGGTGTCCGCGATGCGCTGCCCGGGGAAGGAAAAGTCCAGGATTTCGAGTCCTGCTGGAATGCTCATGATGGTTGTTTCCTACCAGTTCCTGAATCGTCGGGGCGGCTGGTACAGCCCGCCCGAGGCGCGCACGATGTCGCGCATGCTGCGCGCGGCCAGAAGGTTGCGCGTGGCGTCACGCGGGTCGATGCCCAGATCCTCCGGCCGGCGAATCACGCCGCGGTCGCGCAGGTTCTCCACCGCGCGCTTGTCGCGCCCCAGCCCGACCGCCGTGTAGCCTGCTACGCCTCGGATCGCCTGCTCGCGCTCTGCATCGTTGCGGCACAACAGCAGGTTGGCGATGCCTTCCTCGGTGAGGATGTGACTCACGTCGTCGCCGTAGATCATGATCGGCGGCAGTTCCATGCCCGACTGTTCCGCCAACTGCCATGCGTCCAGCCGGTCGACGAAGGCGGGCTGCATGTGCTCTCGGAAGGTTTCGACCATCTGCACCACCAGCTTCTGGCCACGCGGCGTGCCGGCCGCGCCGCCGCGGCCCGCGCGCGCTTCCTGGCCCGCCTTGAGCCAGGCCGGGCTCGTGTGGCGTCGACCGCGCGCGTCGGCGCCCATGTTGGGCGCGCCGCCGAAGCCCGCAATGCGTCCCAGCGTGGCGGTCGAGCTGTTGCCGTCGAGGTCGATCTGCAGCGTCGACCCGATGAAGAGGTCGCAGGCGTAGTGCCCTGCGGCCTGGCAGAACGCGCGGTTGCTGCGCAGCGACCCGTCCGGGCCGGTGAAGAACACGTCGGAGCGCGCGCGGATGTAGTCCTCCATGCCCAGCTCGGAGCCGAAGGAATGCACCGATTCGACCCAGCCTGCCTCGATCGCCGGGATCAGCGCGGGATGCGGGTTGAGCGCCCAGTGCTTGCAGATCTTGCCCTTGAGGCCGAGCGACTCGGCATAGGTCGGCAGCAGCAGTTCGATCGCTGCCGTGTCGAAGCCGATGCCGTGGTTCAGGCGCTGAACGCCGTATTCGGCGTAGATGCCCTTGATCGCCATCATGGCCATCAGCACCTGAATCTCGCTGATCTGCGCCGGGTCGCGAGTGAACAAAGGTTCGATGAAATTGGGGCGCGGCGCTTTCACCACGAAGCTCACCCAGTCCGCCGGTATGTCGATGCGCGGCAGCTTGGTGGTGCGGCCATCTACCAGCTCGTTGACCTGCGCGATCACGATGCCGCCGGAAAAAGCGGTGGCTTCGACAATGGCGGGAGTGTCCTCGGTGTTGGGGCCGGTGTAGAGGTTGCCCTCGGCGTCCGCGGCATGGGCAGCCACCAACGCCACGCGCGGTGTGAGGTCGACGAAGTAGCGCGCGAAAAGCTCCAGGTAGGTGTGGATCGCGCCGATCTCGATGCGCCCGGCCGACACCAGCTTGGCCAGGCGCGCGCCCTGCGGCCCCGAGAAGCTGAAGTCCAGCCGGCTCGCCACGCCGTTTTCGAACAAGTCCAGGTGCTCGGGCAGCGCGAGCACCGACTGCACCATGTGCAGGCCGTGCACCCGCGCCGTGTCGACCTGCACCAGCGCGCGGGCCAGGAAGTCGGCCTGCTTCTGGTTGTTGCCTTCCAGGCAGACCCGGTCGCCTGGCTCCAGCACGGCCTCCAGCAGCGTGCCGATCGCTTCGGTGGCCACCAGCTTGTCCTGGCGCTGCGTGCCAAGTGCCTGCGCGGCGCGGGCCAACCTGTCCGCGCGGTTTTCGGTCCTGGTGTTCCAGTTCATGCGATCCATTCGTCCATTCCTCAACCCATCACCGCCTTGACGGCAAAAAACAGCACGGACGGGCCCAGGAGGCAGCCCAGTCCGGTATGGAAAGTAGCGACCAGCGCACCGTAGGGCACCAGCTTGCGATCGGTGGCCGCGAGGCCGGCCGACACGCCGCTCACAGTGCCGGCAAGGCCGCCGAAGACCATCGCCGAGCGCGGCGTCTTCAGGCGCAGGAAGCGTGCGGCCATCGGGGTGCCGACCATCACGAGGATGGCCTTGACCAGGCCAGTCGCGATGCTCAGCGCCATCACGTCGGGGCTGGCACCGATGGCCGCCCCCGTGACGGGGCCCACGATGTAGGTGACGGCCCCGGCGCCGATCGTTGTCATGCTGACCGCGTCGGAGTAGCCGAAGCTCCAGGCGATCGCCGCGCCCACTACAAAAGGCAGCAGCGTCCCGAGCAACAGCGAGACCACTCCGATGAGCCCAGCCTGGCGAGCCTCGGTGACCTGCACTTCAAAGGCCGTGGCAACAATCGCGAAATCGCGCAGCATGGCCCCGCCCATCAGGCCGATGCCTCCGAACAGCGACATATCGGCCAGGCCTTTGTGGCCCCCGGTCCGGGTGCCGCCCCAATAAGCGAGGATGAGTCCGATCACGATGGCGATGGCCGATCCGTGCACGCGCCCGAAGGTCAGGCGGCGCGAGATCTGGCCAGAAAGCAGCACGATCAGCCCCACGACCATGAAGGCGCTGACCAGGCCGTTCTGCAAGGCCGCTTTTTCGAGGATTTCAAGCATGGCGCTCATTCCGCTTCGTTGAGAAGAGGGTTGTCGTTGCGCACCGGCTCGGCCTGCGAGCTGGCGACCGGATGCTCCATGCGATTGATCAGCGAGATCACCACCGCGCAGACGGCAACGGCCGCCAGCGCCGAAAGTAGTGCGACAGGTCCACCGCGCAACGCGGAAACCATGTCCTGCTGCGCCGCCATGGCGACCACCACCGGGATGTACATGGCGCCCCAGTACTCCACGCCCAGTTCGGTCAACTTGGGCAGGATGCCCTTCCTGTTCATGTAGATGCGCGCCGTGATGAGCAGCAGCATCGCGATGCCCACGCCGCCGACGTTGGTCTTTACGCCCAGCGCCTGACCCAGCAGGTCGCCCAGAAAAATGCCCAGCAGATGGCACAAGGCCAGCAGCGCGGTGCCGTAGATGATCATGGGTTATGTCTCCGGAGTGACGGCGCGCGAGGGGCGCTGTTCCTGGAGACGTACGGTATCGGCTTGCCCGGCCGCAATCAATTAACGGCAGTCGACGACAGTTACTCTCAGCGAAACGATCGAGGGTGCCAATGCGATGGCGCGCTCAGGCCAGTTCGGCTCTGGCGCTCCTGCATACCGCGAGCAGCGCAAGCAGGTTCGGGTCGCGCTCGCGTGTACGCAGGAAGCTGACTCCCAAGGTCTGGCGCATCAGGTACTTGGGCGCCAGCGGAATCAGTTGGACCTTCTGCGAGAACAGGTCGCGCACGCGCCCTGGCAGCAGCGTGTAGCCAATGCCGCCGCTGACCAGGTTCATCAGCGAGAAGATGTCGCCGGTCTTCATCACCACGTTGGGAGTGAAGTTCGCCACGCGAAAGGCCTCCACGAACCCGTTGTAGGTAGCGAACCCCTCCTTGAGGCTGACGAATTTCTCGTCGGAACATTCGCTCAGATCGACGCAATCGAGCGTGGCGAAGCGCGATCCCATAGGGGCCGCGAAGTAGATGTCGTCTTCGAACAGCGGCTCCGAAACGATGTCGCCAGCCTCTTCCGGGACCGCCATCAGCGCCGCATCGACGGCGCCGTCGCGAATTTTCTGCAGCAGATCCGCGTTGGAGCCGAGTACGAGCTCGGTCTCAAGGCTGGGCTTGCGCACCTTCATGTGGACGAGGACCGCGGGCACAGTGCGGATGGTCAGCGAGTAGAGCGACCCGATGCGGATGCGATCGGCCGAGTAGCCGGCGACCTCGCGCGTGGAGCGGATGCCCGCGGACATGGTGTGCAGCACCTCACGCGCCACTTCGGCCAGCGCATGCGCGGCTTCGGTGGGATGAAGGTTGCGACCCTCATGACGAAACAGTGCGCAGCGCACGCCGACTTCCAGAGAGTGCAAGGCACGGTGCACGCTCACCGTGCTGACCTCGAGCCGCTCGGCCGCGCGCGCGAGATTGCCGGTTTCCATGAACGCGATCAGCGTCTCAAGCTTGCGGAAAGTGATTTCTTCGTCGACACGGGCGTGCATGATGGTCTCGCAGATCAGTCCACATCCTAGCCCTTTGGTGCACTCGGCCGGCCTGGCGCTCCAAGGACGCGGGCGTGCAGTGAACTTTCTGGCCCCCTCGGAGTACGCACCGGAGGCAAAGTTGATGGCATGGCCGCGCCGGGCGTTCGTTCGAAGGACCGGCATTCACGCTGGAGAGGTCGGGATGTTCATCGAACCGCTGCTTGCTTGCGCCATGCCGTCCGAACCAAAGTACAGGACGCATCGATGCACAGGGCCAGGTGACTGCCGACATGAATTTCTCGCACCCGCATCGCATCGCGGCTAGCGGGCCGCATTCCGATCGGTAATCATCTTCGGGGTGATGAAGATCAGCAATTCGCTCTTCTTGACCTCGCGGGTGCGTGATCGGAACAGCACTCCGACATAGGGCAATTCGCCGAGTACCGGTATCCGTGACTCGTCGTTCGTTTCCGACAGTTCGAAGATCCCGCCGATCACGACAGTCCCTCCGTTTTCTACGAGCACTTCGGTCTGAACGTGCTTCGTGTTGATGGCGTAGCCCGCAGTGGTCGACTGGCCGACGGAATCCTTGTTCACATCCAGCGTCAGGATGATGTTTCCTTCTGGCGTGATCTGCGGCGTGACCTCGAGCCTGAGATTCGCCTTCCTGAAGGAGACCGAGGTCGCACCGCTCGACGTGGCAGACTGGTAAGGAAGTTCAGTCCCCTGTTCGATCAGGGCCTTGGTTTGGTCGGCCGTGACGACCCGAGGGCTCGCCACGACCTTGCCCTTGCCGTCTTCTTCAAGCGCGGATATTTCCAGATTCAAAATCTTCGACATGCTGGAGTTGTAGAGCGAAACCGCGAAGGTTCCCGTGGAAGTGCCACTGGAACTGCTGGCCGGCAGGTTGACGAAGTTGCTGCTGGAGGTCGACGAGTACGACACGGTGCCGTCGCTGCTCGTCGTCGCCTGGGTGCCGATCGAACTGTTGCTGCCCTTGGACGATCCACCCAGCTTGACGCCCAGCGATTTGCTGAAAGTGTCCGATGCCTCGACGATGCGCGCCTCGATCAGTACCTGTCGCACCGGCACATCGAGCTTCTGGATCAGCTCGGCGACCTGCTGCAGACGCGAGGGGATGTCCGAGACAAAAAGCTGGTTGGTGCGCGCCTCGGCGATCACACTGCCGCGCGGACTCAGGATGCGTGTGGGCGTGCCTGAGCCGCCCCCACCGCCACCACCGCCACCACTGCCGCTACCCGTCAGGCCTTGCACGAGGGTCGCGGCCTTGGTGTAGTTCAGCTGAAACGACTGGGTACGAATCGGCTCCAGGCTCTGTATGGTGGCCTGCGCTTCGAATTCGAGCTTTTCCTTGGCGTTGATTTCGTCCTTGGGTGCGATCCACAGTACGCCGCCGTTCTTGCGCACGCCCAGGTTCTTCGCCTGCAAGATGATGTCCAGGGCCTGGTCCCAGGGCACGTCCTTCAGCCGCAGCGTCAGTGCGCCGCTCACCGAGTCCGAGGTCACGATGTTGAAGTTCGTGAAGTCGGCGATCACCTGCAGCAGCGAACGGATGTCGATGTTCTGGAAGTTCAGCGAGAGCTTCTCGCCGCTGTAGCTCACGCCCTGCGTGAGCTTGGTCGGATCGATCTTGCGCGGGCGCACTTCCACGACGAACCGGTTCTCGCTCTGGTAGGCGCTGTGCTCCCAGTCGCCCTTGGGCTCGATGGTCATGCGCACGCGATCATCCGCTTGCTGCACCGTCACCCACTGGACGGGGGTGCCGAAATCCGCCACGTCCATGCGGCGGCGCAAACCTTCGGGCAGCGTGGACTTGGTGAATTCGACGACCAGGTTCTTGCCTTGCTGCCGAATGTCGACGCCCACCTGGCTGTTGGCCAGATCGACGATCACGCGGCCGGCGCCATCCGAGCCCAGGCGGAAGTCAACGTCGCGCAGCGGCAAGGTATCCCTGCTGCGGTTCTCCGCAAAGGTGGAAGACATGGGCGCGTTGAGCGCCGCACCGGCGACAGGATCGAGTGACACGAGCAGCGATTGGCCCTGAACCTGGGTCGTGTAGGTCGTTGCCTGTTTGAGATTCAGCACCAGGCGCGTGCGCTCGCCGGCCTGCGCCACGTTGACGGAGCGCAGATTGCCCTGGTTGATTTCGATGGGCGCGCGGCCAACGCCGTTCGTGACTCCGGGAAAGTCAAGGGCGATGCGTGCAGGCGACTGGATGGTGAAACCCGTCGGCGCCGTGACAAGCGGCCGGGAAAAATCGATGCGGATGACCTCTGCACCGGATTGCACCGAAGACGTGACCGATTCGATCGCGTTTTGCGCCTGGGCTGCCGCGGCGCCTCCCCACACGCACAGCAGCAGACATGCGGTACGCAGCCATCGCGCGATGGCAGATTGTTGTTCGTTCACGTTGGGCCTTTTGTTACTGCAGCGATCGGGACGTCCGGCGCTTTTGCATCGGGTGAGCTCAACCATTCCCGTTCCTCGGGCTGGTTTGAAAGGTTGATCAGCGGACCTGCGCGGTCTTCATTCGGCCGCCTGCAGGGCCTGCTCGGGCGCAGCGCGTGTGGCGCTCCTGCGTGACACGAGGCCACGCCCCCACTGCAAGAGGTCGTCGACGTAAGTGAAGATCACCGGCACGACCAGCAAGCTCAGCGCGGTGGACGTCAGCAGACCTCCGATCACGACGATCGCCATCGGCTGGCGAAAACTGGGCTCCGCACCCAGCCCCAGTGCGTTGGGCAGCATGCCGGCGCCCATTGCGATGGTCGTCATCACGATCGGGCGAGCGCGCTTGTGGCAGGCATCGATCAGCGCGTCGAACCGGCCCATGCCTCGGTCGCGGCGCGCCACAATGGCGTACTCGACGAGCAGGATCGAATTCTTCGTGACGATGCCCATCAGCATCAGAACGCCGATCACCACCGACATCGAAAATGCCTGGTGCGTGAGCCATAGCGCGAACATGGCGCCGCCCATCGCCAGCGGCAAGGCACTGAGGATGGTGCCGGGTTGCAGGAAGTCATGGAACAGTAGCACCAGCACCGCATAGATGCAGAAGATCCCGATCGCCATCGCGACGCCGAAGCTCTGGAACAGTTCGGACATGCGCTGCAATTCGCCTTGTTCCACCTGGTGCACGCCAGCCGGCAAAGACTTCAGTGCGGGCAACGCCATGGCTTCGCGCTGCACCTCGCCGATCGCGCGTCCGTTCAACTCGACACTGAGCGTCACGTTGCGCGAGCGATCCAATCGGTCGATCTGCGACGGGCCACTGCCCATCACGATCTCGGCCACCGAGCCCAGGTCCACGTTGCCGCCGCTGCCCTTGACTCGCAGCTGCGCGATGGCATCGAGGTTGCCGCGCACCGACGGATCCATGAGCACGCGGATCGCGATCTGGCGCTCCGGCAGGTTGAGTTTGGGCAGCGAGTTCGAATAGTCGCCGTAGGTGGCCAGGCGCACTGCGTCGGCCAGCGCTTCCGACGTGACACCCAGCGCAGCTGCACGAGCGGTGTCGGGGCGCACCTGGATCTCCGGGCGCTGCAGCGAAGCGCTGGAGGTCACGTTGCCGATGCCCTTGAGCGTGCGCAGCTGCGACTCTGCCTGCGCCGCCGCGCTGGCAAGGATCTGCGGATCGTCACTCGCCAGCGTGATGTCCAGCGACTCTCCGTTGGCGCCGGCCCCGACTGTGATACGGGCGCCGGGAAGCGCTCGCAGCATCTCGCGCATCTTGGCCTCGACACCCGATTGCTTGAGTTTTCGCTCGCCACGCGGCACCAGATCGACGGTGAGCGTGGCACTGGTCACCTCGGTCGAGGCGCTGGCGCTCATGCCGCCACCGCTCGTGGCCGTGCCGACCGAAGCAAATACGCCTTTCACCTCGGGCAGTGTGCGCAGCATCTGCGACGCACGTTGGCTGGTCGCCGCGGTGTCCTGCAAGGTGCTGCCCGGCGCGAGCTTGATCGTCAGGGTGCTCTGCGCCTTGTCCTGCGCCGGGATGAAGGCGGTCGGAATGAAGGGGATGATGAGCAGTGCCAAGCCAAAGAAGGCCATGGCCGCCAGCACCGTGGCCTTGCGCCGCGACAGGCTGGCTCGGACCCAGCCGAGATAGCGGGTCATGGTCGGACCGTCGGTCGAGATCTCGTGATGCCCCGGCGTCTTCGGCTTGAGCAGATAGGCCGCCATCATCGGCGTCAAAAGCCGCGCCACCAGCAGCGAGGCCAGAACCGCCACCGAGGCGGTCACGCCGAACTGCCGGAAGAACTTGCCGGGGATGCCTCCCATGAAAGCCGTGGGCAGGAAGACCGCGACAAGTGCGAAGGTAGTGGCGATCACGGCCAATCCGATCTCGTCGGCCGCCTCCATTGCCGCTTGATACGGCGTCTTTCCCATCAGCAGGTGGCGTTCGATGTTCTCGATCTCGACAATCGCGTCATCCACCAGGATGCCGACCACCAGCGACAGCGACAGCAGCGTGATGACGTTGAGCGAATAGCCCGCCAGCGCCATGAAGCCGAAGGCCGGAATGATGGACAGCGGCAGTGCGGTGGCCGAGATGAGCGTGGCGCGCCAGTCGCGCAGGAACCACCACACCACCAGGATCGCCAGGAATGCACCTTCGTACAGCAGGTGCATCGAGCCTGTGTAGTTGTCCTCGATCGGCGTCACCGTATTCGAGGCCTCGGTGATGCTCGCCTCGGGGTGCGCCTTGGAGAAGCGCTCGATAGCGCTGCGCGCGGCCTCGGCCACGCCCACGTCGGAATAGCCGCGCGAACGCGTGACCTGGAAGCCGATCACCGGCCGGCCATCACGAAAGGCCATGGTCGTGCGGTCGGCATGGATGTCGCTGACCCGCGCGATCTGGTCCAGCCGCACGTAGAGTCCATTCGAGATCGGCACGGTGATCGCGGCAATCTCCTCGGCCGTGCCGGCGGTGACGATGGTGCGCGTGGACTGCTTCTGCCCGCCCACGGCCCCCTCACCGCCCGAGCTTTCTTTCTGCACCGCCTTGAGCTGCGTGGAAACGTCGGACGGCGTCACGCCCAGGCCCGCCATCAGCGTGGGATCGAGGTCCACGTGGACCTCCCGATCAATGCCGCCAACACGCTCGACCTTGGCGACGCCCTTGACGGCCAGCAGCGCCTTGGTCACCGTGTTGTCGACGAGCCAGGACAGATCCTGGTCGTCGAGCTTGGTCGATTCGACGGTGTAGGTCAGCAACGCCGAGCTCGCCGAAGTCTGCTTCGAGACCGTGGGCGAAGCCATGCTGGCAGGCAGATCGGCGCGCGCGCTGTCCACCGCGTTGCGGACCTCGCTCAGCGCTTCTTCGCTGTTCTTGTCGATCTCGAAGCTGACGCTGATGCTCACCGTGCCATCGGTGATCTTGGTGGTGATGTGGTCCAGCCGCGTCAGGGAAGCCAGCTTGTCCTCGATCTTGCGCGCCACCTCGGTCTCCAGCTGCGATGGCGCGGTGCCTTCGAGCGTGGCCGAGACCTGGATGGTCGGCAAATCCGTGTCGGGAAAATCCTGGATCTGCAGGCTCTTGAAGCCGATCAGACCCAAGGCCGTGAGGAGGATGAACAGCAGAACAGAGGGAACCGGATTGCGGATCGACCAGGAGGAAAAGTTCACTGCGAGCCCCCTGTCTGCGCTTTGGCTGCGCCGGCCACCGTGACCTGTACGCCCTCCGACAGGAAAGCGCCTCCGCCGGCAACGACGCGCGCATCGCCCGAGAGCCCGGACAGCACCTCGATGCGGTCGCCCTGGCGACGTCCGGTGGCGACCGGATGGCTGCTCACCTTGTCACCGCTGCCGACCACGTACACATACGAGCGGCCGTCGCGCATCACGATCGCCGACTGCGGCAGCGTGAGCGCGGATTTGGCGTCGAGTTCCAGCGTGCCGTTGGCGAACATGCCCGAGCGCGACGCACTGGCGGCGGGCAGGCTCGCGTAGACCGTGCCACGGCCGGTGGTGGTGCTCAGCGTCGGGCCGACCAGCCGGACCTTGCCCTCCACCTGCTCGCCGCTGGGCAATGTGACGCGTGCGATCTGACCCACACGCACGAGAGCGACCTGCCGGGCATCGAGCTCCGGGCGCCATTCGACCTTGGCCTGCCGCACCAGGCGGAACAGCTCCGCGCCCGCACTGACCACATTGCCCAGCACCGCCGACTTCGAGGAAACGATGCCGTCGTCGGCAGCGACGATGCGCGTCTGGATGAGCTTGAGCTTGCTGCTGTCGAGCTCGGCCTGCGCGGAAGCGAGCGAAGCGCGCGAGGTGGCCTCGGTGATCCGGTACTCCTCGATCTTCTGCGCCGACAGCGCGCCGCTGCTTTCGGCGATCTTCGCGCGCCGTGTGTTGGAGACAGCCTGGTCGAGCGTGGCGCGGGCCTGCGCGACAGCGGCTTCCTGCTTGCGCACTTCGGCTTTGACGGTCGCGTCCGCCAGCCGCGCAAGAAGCTGGCCGCGCTTGACGCTCGCGCCCACATCCACCAGCAGTTCAGCGATGCGCAGGCCACCGGTCTCGGGGCTGACGATGACCTCCTGCCAGGCCGAGACCGGCCCACTCGCCTGCAGTGTCTGCGGCCAATTCTGCGTCTGGGGGGCGACCACCTCGACCGTCAGCACGCTAGGGGCCCGGGCCTCGGCACCGGGCACGCGGGCGTCCCCGGCCGGGCGGGCCAGCCAGGCGACAAGCCCCAGCCCGAGCACCACGGCGAGTGCCGCAGTCCCGATAAAGAACTTTCGATTCACGGTAAACCTCATTGATTGTTTGCCTGCTGCGCCGCCACCGCCTGCGGCGGCAACGCGGGCGAATCGGGCTGCCAGCCGCCGCCCAACGCCTTGTAGAGAGCGATCCAGTACTGGACGCGGTTGCGCTGCAGCGCGATCTCATCGACCTGGGCGGACAGCGCCGAGCGCCGCGCCTCTTCCAACGTGAGCAGGCTTGCGCCGCCGGCACGCCAGTTCACCTCCGTCGCTTCGAAGTAGCGGCGATATTCCTGCGCCGCCTGCCCGGCCTGGTCTGCGCGTCGAGCCGTGCTGTCCAGGCGGACCAGCGCCTGCTCGATCTCCTTCACGGCGTCGCGCACACTTTGCCGGTAGTCGGCCAGCGCCGACCTGTAGCTCGCTTGCGCGCTGTCCACTGCCGCGCGGCGCTTGCCGGCGTCGAAGATCGGAATCGACAGCGACGGGCCCAGGGACCAAGTGGTGACCGACGAAGAGAGGTTGGAGGCCGAGACCGTGATCGATCCAGTCAGCGAAAGGCTCGGGTACAGATCCGCCACCGCGGCGCCAATCTCGGCGCTCGAAGCCGCGAGCTCCCGCTCGCTCGAGGCCAGAT
This is a stretch of genomic DNA from Variovorax paradoxus. It encodes these proteins:
- a CDS encoding biotin-independent malonate decarboxylase subunit beta encodes the protein MSLSYAECTARERLALLLDAGSFHEWLPPSERLTSPHLAQLGVPCAFDDGVAIGRASLAGRTVFVAAQEGAFMGGGVGEVHGAKLVGLLQRALRDRPTAVLLLAESGGVRLHEANAGLIAVSEVMRSVLDVRAAGIPVITLIGGANGCFGGMGIVARCTDYIVMSDSGRLAMSGPEVIEASFGVEEFDSRDRALVWRTTGGKHRWLTGDCDELVEDDVQAFREAAICALSAAKPVTSALLETEHALLSARLRDMPPPSDDLDDAMALWQRLGVADAQRIPDIDVAAMHALRVATEAQR
- the mdcC gene encoding malonate decarboxylase acyl carrier protein; the encoded protein is MSIPAGLEILDFSFPGQRIADTFAPVLVGVVGSGNLEVMLESAAGDDCTVRIETSARGFEPIWRAVLADFHERHPLGGIRISINDMGATPAVVGLRLGQAVAELPGASS
- the mdcA gene encoding malonate decarboxylase subunit alpha; translation: MDRMNWNTRTENRADRLARAAQALGTQRQDKLVATEAIGTLLEAVLEPGDRVCLEGNNQKQADFLARALVQVDTARVHGLHMVQSVLALPEHLDLFENGVASRLDFSFSGPQGARLAKLVSAGRIEIGAIHTYLELFARYFVDLTPRVALVAAHAADAEGNLYTGPNTEDTPAIVEATAFSGGIVIAQVNELVDGRTTKLPRIDIPADWVSFVVKAPRPNFIEPLFTRDPAQISEIQVLMAMMAIKGIYAEYGVQRLNHGIGFDTAAIELLLPTYAESLGLKGKICKHWALNPHPALIPAIEAGWVESVHSFGSELGMEDYIRARSDVFFTGPDGSLRSNRAFCQAAGHYACDLFIGSTLQIDLDGNSSTATLGRIAGFGGAPNMGADARGRRHTSPAWLKAGQEARAGRGGAAGTPRGQKLVVQMVETFREHMQPAFVDRLDAWQLAEQSGMELPPIMIYGDDVSHILTEEGIANLLLCRNDAEREQAIRGVAGYTAVGLGRDKRAVENLRDRGVIRRPEDLGIDPRDATRNLLAARSMRDIVRASGGLYQPPRRFRNW
- the madM gene encoding malonate transporter subunit MadM — its product is MLEILEKAALQNGLVSAFMVVGLIVLLSGQISRRLTFGRVHGSAIAIVIGLILAYWGGTRTGGHKGLADMSLFGGIGLMGGAMLRDFAIVATAFEVQVTEARQAGLIGVVSLLLGTLLPFVVGAAIAWSFGYSDAVSMTTIGAGAVTYIVGPVTGAAIGASPDVMALSIATGLVKAILVMVGTPMAARFLRLKTPRSAMVFGGLAGTVSGVSAGLAATDRKLVPYGALVATFHTGLGCLLGPSVLFFAVKAVMG
- the madL gene encoding malonate transporter subunit MadL, which gives rise to MIIYGTALLALCHLLGIFLGDLLGQALGVKTNVGGVGIAMLLLITARIYMNRKGILPKLTELGVEYWGAMYIPVVVAMAAQQDMVSALRGGPVALLSALAAVAVCAVVISLINRMEHPVASSQAEPVRNDNPLLNEAE
- a CDS encoding LysR family transcriptional regulator; this translates as MHARVDEEITFRKLETLIAFMETGNLARAAERLEVSTVSVHRALHSLEVGVRCALFRHEGRNLHPTEAAHALAEVAREVLHTMSAGIRSTREVAGYSADRIRIGSLYSLTIRTVPAVLVHMKVRKPSLETELVLGSNADLLQKIRDGAVDAALMAVPEEAGDIVSEPLFEDDIYFAAPMGSRFATLDCVDLSECSDEKFVSLKEGFATYNGFVEAFRVANFTPNVVMKTGDIFSLMNLVSGGIGYTLLPGRVRDLFSQKVQLIPLAPKYLMRQTLGVSFLRTRERDPNLLALLAVCRSARAELA
- the pilQ gene encoding type IV pilus secretin family protein, with translation MNEQQSAIARWLRTACLLLCVWGGAAAAQAQNAIESVTSSVQSGAEVIRIDFSRPLVTAPTGFTIQSPARIALDFPGVTNGVGRAPIEINQGNLRSVNVAQAGERTRLVLNLKQATTYTTQVQGQSLLVSLDPVAGAALNAPMSSTFAENRSRDTLPLRDVDFRLGSDGAGRVIVDLANSQVGVDIRQQGKNLVVEFTKSTLPEGLRRRMDVADFGTPVQWVTVQQADDRVRMTIEPKGDWEHSAYQSENRFVVEVRPRKIDPTKLTQGVSYSGEKLSLNFQNIDIRSLLQVIADFTNFNIVTSDSVSGALTLRLKDVPWDQALDIILQAKNLGVRKNGGVLWIAPKDEINAKEKLEFEAQATIQSLEPIRTQSFQLNYTKAATLVQGLTGSGSGGGGGGGGGSGTPTRILSPRGSVIAEARTNQLFVSDIPSRLQQVAELIQKLDVPVRQVLIEARIVEASDTFSKSLGVKLGGSSKGSNSSIGTQATTSSDGTVSYSSTSSSNFVNLPASSSSGTSTGTFAVSLYNSSMSKILNLEISALEEDGKGKVVASPRVVTADQTKALIEQGTELPYQSATSSGATSVSFRKANLRLEVTPQITPEGNIILTLDVNKDSVGQSTTAGYAINTKHVQTEVLVENGGTVVIGGIFELSETNDESRIPVLGELPYVGVLFRSRTREVKKSELLIFITPKMITDRNAAR